One genomic window of Evansella cellulosilytica DSM 2522 includes the following:
- a CDS encoding DUF441 domain-containing protein, with product MSHGTIFMLVLLAIGIFAKNSSLIIAVAFLLVIQWIDLGEKVFPFLQQKGIQIGVTIITIAVLVPIVTGEIGFRELQGALKSSYAWIALASGVLVAVIASSGIELLKSDPHITAALVFGTILAVALFNGVAVGPLIGAGIAYLAMKVVAFFSSFIG from the coding sequence ATGAGTCACGGAACAATATTTATGTTAGTACTGCTTGCAATCGGGATTTTTGCAAAAAATAGTTCACTCATTATTGCGGTTGCCTTTTTATTAGTGATACAGTGGATTGACCTTGGGGAAAAGGTTTTTCCCTTTTTGCAACAAAAAGGAATTCAAATTGGAGTTACCATTATTACGATAGCTGTACTTGTCCCTATTGTTACTGGTGAGATAGGGTTTAGAGAGCTACAGGGGGCATTAAAGTCTTCTTATGCTTGGATCGCACTTGCATCAGGCGTATTAGTTGCTGTTATAGCATCCAGTGGGATTGAACTTCTTAAAAGTGATCCACATATTACAGCAGCACTAGTCTTTGGAACGATATTGGCCGTCGCACTATTTAATGGAGTCGCTGTAGGTCCGTTAATAGGAGCTGGAATTGCTTATCTTGCAATGAAGGTCGTTGCTTTTTTTAGCTCATTTATTGGTTAA
- the pyk gene encoding pyruvate kinase: MRKTKIVCTIGPASETVEKLEQLISAGMNVARLNFSHGDFDEHGARIKNIREAANKLGKPVAILLDTKGPEIRTQTVEGGAIELVKGSALKVAMTEVVGTTEKISVTYPGLVDDVQVGSTILLDDGLIELKVTEVGNEELTTEVMNSGTLKNKKGVNVPGVSVQLPGITEKDANDIVFGIEQDVDFIAPSFVRKASDVLELRELLEKHNAGHIQIIPKIENQEGVDNIEEILEISDGLMVARGDLGVEIPAEDVPLVQKELIKKCNAQGKPVITATQMLDSMQRNPRPTRAEASDVANAIFDGTDAIMLSGETAAGDYPVESVQTMRNIALKTETALKYKDILRKKTKESEHTITDAISQSVSHTALNLNASAIITATESGHTAKMIAKYRPQSPIAAVTSSERVCRSLALTWGVYPSVGHSADSTDEMLQIAVEGALQTGLVQYGDLVVITAGVPINEKGTTNIMKVHVVGEVAAKGQGVGRKSATGKVVVANSATEALNKLNDGDVLVTTNTDRDMMEAFEKAGAVITEQGGLTSHAAVVGLSLDIPVIVGVENVTSLFNEGEEVTVDAQHGYVYKGQANVL; this comes from the coding sequence GTGAGAAAAACAAAAATAGTTTGTACGATTGGTCCTGCGAGTGAAACTGTAGAAAAACTAGAACAATTAATATCTGCTGGAATGAATGTTGCGAGATTAAATTTTTCCCATGGTGATTTTGATGAGCATGGAGCTCGTATTAAAAATATTCGTGAAGCTGCAAATAAACTAGGTAAACCTGTTGCGATTCTTTTAGATACAAAAGGTCCAGAAATCCGTACACAAACGGTTGAAGGTGGAGCTATCGAATTAGTGAAAGGCTCTGCGCTTAAAGTAGCTATGACTGAGGTAGTTGGTACGACTGAGAAAATTTCAGTAACATACCCTGGACTTGTTGATGATGTACAAGTTGGTTCAACAATCCTTCTAGATGACGGGTTAATTGAATTGAAGGTTACAGAAGTCGGTAATGAAGAGTTAACGACTGAAGTAATGAATAGTGGTACATTGAAAAATAAAAAAGGTGTCAACGTTCCTGGTGTCAGTGTTCAGTTGCCTGGAATTACAGAAAAGGATGCAAACGACATCGTTTTCGGTATTGAGCAAGATGTAGATTTTATTGCGCCATCTTTTGTGAGAAAAGCTTCGGATGTGTTAGAACTTCGTGAATTACTTGAAAAGCATAACGCTGGTCATATTCAAATCATCCCTAAAATTGAAAACCAAGAGGGTGTAGACAATATTGAAGAGATTCTTGAAATCTCTGATGGTTTAATGGTAGCACGTGGAGACCTTGGCGTTGAAATTCCTGCTGAAGATGTACCGTTAGTTCAAAAAGAGTTAATTAAAAAGTGTAATGCACAAGGGAAGCCTGTTATTACAGCTACACAAATGTTAGATTCCATGCAACGTAATCCTCGCCCAACTCGTGCAGAAGCTAGTGACGTAGCAAACGCTATATTTGATGGTACGGATGCAATTATGCTATCAGGTGAAACGGCTGCCGGTGATTACCCAGTAGAATCTGTACAAACGATGAGAAACATTGCGTTGAAAACTGAAACAGCGCTTAAATATAAAGATATTCTTCGTAAAAAGACGAAGGAAAGTGAACACACTATTACAGATGCAATTAGCCAATCTGTATCACATACTGCTCTTAATTTAAATGCATCAGCTATTATTACTGCAACAGAAAGTGGACACACTGCAAAAATGATTGCGAAATATCGTCCGCAATCTCCAATTGCTGCAGTAACAAGCAGTGAGCGTGTATGTCGATCATTAGCGTTAACTTGGGGTGTATATCCATCTGTAGGTCATAGTGCTGATTCTACTGATGAAATGCTACAAATTGCAGTAGAAGGAGCTTTACAGACGGGGTTAGTACAGTATGGTGACCTAGTTGTTATTACTGCAGGTGTACCAATTAACGAAAAAGGTACAACAAACATTATGAAGGTACATGTAGTAGGTGAAGTTGCTGCTAAAGGGCAAGGTGTAGGTCGTAAATCTGCTACAGGTAAAGTAGTTGTTGCTAACAGCGCAACAGAAGCTCTTAACAAATTAAATGATGGTGATGTATTAGTAACAACAAATACAGACCGTGACATGATGGAGGCTTTTGAAAAAGCTGGAGCAGTTATTACTGAGCAAGGTGGCCTCACTTCTCATGCTGCTGTTGTTGGACTAAGCTTAGATATTCCTGTAATTGTTGGTGTTGAAAATGTAACTTCACTCTTTAATGAAGGTGAAGAAGTTACAGTTGACGCGCAACACGGATATGTTTATAAAGGACAAGCAAACGTACTTTAA
- the mdh gene encoding malate dehydrogenase — MAIKRRKITVVGGGFTGTTTALLAAQKELGDVVLVDIPQSEGPTKGKALDMLESSPVQGFDANIIGTSDYKDTEGSDIVVITAGIPRKPGMSRDDLVATNAGIMKSVTKEIVKYSPDCFIIVLTNPVDAMTYTVFKESGLPKNRVIGQSGVLDTARFRTFVAQELNISVEDVTGFVLGGHGDDMVPMLRYSYAGGIPLQSLIAEERLEEIVERTRKGGGEIVNLLGTGSAYFAPAASIVQMVEAILKDKKRILPSIAYLEGEYGYEDIYLGVPTILGGSGIEKVIELDLNDDEKSALAKSVASVKNVMNVLDKA, encoded by the coding sequence ATGGCTATTAAAAGAAGGAAGATTACAGTTGTTGGTGGGGGATTCACAGGAACAACAACAGCATTACTGGCAGCACAAAAGGAATTAGGAGATGTCGTATTAGTGGATATCCCGCAATCGGAAGGTCCTACTAAAGGTAAAGCGCTAGATATGTTGGAATCTAGTCCGGTACAAGGATTTGATGCCAATATTATAGGTACATCAGATTATAAGGATACGGAAGGCTCAGATATTGTAGTTATTACAGCTGGAATTCCAAGAAAACCAGGGATGAGTCGAGATGATTTAGTTGCAACGAATGCTGGGATAATGAAGTCAGTTACAAAGGAAATTGTAAAGTATTCGCCAGACTGCTTTATTATTGTTTTAACAAACCCTGTAGATGCGATGACTTATACAGTGTTTAAAGAATCCGGCTTACCTAAAAATCGAGTTATTGGTCAATCAGGGGTGCTTGACACAGCTCGATTCAGGACATTTGTTGCACAAGAATTAAACATATCTGTTGAAGATGTTACTGGGTTTGTACTAGGTGGACATGGTGATGACATGGTGCCAATGCTCCGTTATTCCTATGCTGGTGGTATTCCATTACAGTCTTTAATAGCTGAAGAACGATTAGAAGAAATTGTTGAACGTACGAGAAAAGGCGGCGGTGAAATTGTCAATCTACTAGGTACGGGCAGTGCTTATTTTGCGCCAGCGGCCTCCATCGTGCAAATGGTAGAAGCAATTTTGAAAGATAAAAAACGTATTTTGCCTTCAATCGCGTATTTAGAAGGTGAATACGGATACGAAGACATTTACTTAGGAGTTCCTACCATCCTCGGTGGCAGTGGAATTGAAAAAGTGATAGAACTTGATTTAAATGATGATGAGAAATCAGCATTAGCTAAATCAGTAGCTTCTGTAAAAAATGTCATGAATGTATTGGATAAGGCATAA
- the icd gene encoding NADP-dependent isocitrate dehydrogenase encodes MTGEKITVNNGVLNVPNQPVIPYIEGDGIGPDIWAAASRVIEAAVEKAYNGEKKIEWKEVLAGEKAFNQTGEWLPNETLDTIREYLIAIKGPLTTPIGGGFRSLNVALRQELDLFACVRPVRWFEGVPSPVKRPEDTDMVIFRENTEDIYAGIEFQKGSDEVKKLINFLQTEMGATKIRFPETSGIGVKPVSEEGTHRLVRSAIQYAIDEGRKSVTLVHKGNIMKFTEGAFKNWGYELAEKEFGDKVFTWAQYDKIVEESGRDAANEAQSKAEAEGKIIVKDAIADIFLQQILTRPKEFDVVATMNLNGDYVSDALAAQVGGIGIAPGANINYDTGHAIFEATHGTAPKYAGLDKVNPSSVLLSGVLMLRHLGWTEAADLIENSMDKTIGSKVVTYDFARLMEGATEVSCSAFGTELINNL; translated from the coding sequence ATGACAGGAGAAAAAATAACAGTAAATAATGGGGTACTTAATGTTCCTAATCAACCAGTTATACCATACATCGAAGGAGATGGGATTGGTCCAGATATTTGGGCAGCGGCATCAAGAGTAATCGAAGCGGCTGTTGAAAAAGCGTATAATGGCGAAAAGAAGATTGAATGGAAAGAAGTACTAGCAGGTGAAAAAGCTTTTAACCAAACAGGAGAATGGCTTCCTAATGAAACGCTAGATACAATAAGAGAATACTTAATTGCCATTAAAGGTCCTTTAACAACACCAATTGGTGGAGGTTTTAGATCGTTAAACGTTGCTCTCCGACAAGAGCTAGATTTATTCGCTTGTGTACGACCAGTTAGATGGTTTGAAGGGGTTCCTTCACCAGTAAAGCGTCCAGAAGATACAGATATGGTCATTTTCCGTGAAAACACAGAGGACATTTATGCAGGTATTGAGTTCCAAAAAGGCTCAGACGAAGTGAAAAAATTAATAAATTTCCTACAGACAGAAATGGGAGCAACAAAGATTCGCTTCCCAGAAACGTCTGGAATCGGTGTAAAACCTGTTTCTGAAGAAGGGACACACCGCCTCGTCCGTTCAGCAATTCAATATGCTATTGATGAAGGACGAAAAAGTGTCACTCTAGTTCATAAAGGGAACATCATGAAATTTACGGAAGGTGCTTTTAAAAATTGGGGCTATGAATTAGCAGAGAAGGAATTTGGAGATAAAGTGTTCACATGGGCACAATACGATAAAATTGTAGAAGAAAGTGGTCGTGATGCTGCGAATGAAGCACAATCTAAAGCGGAAGCGGAAGGGAAAATTATTGTAAAAGATGCAATAGCGGACATTTTCCTACAGCAAATTTTAACACGTCCAAAAGAATTTGATGTCGTTGCTACGATGAACTTAAATGGGGATTACGTATCTGATGCACTTGCAGCGCAAGTAGGTGGAATCGGAATTGCACCTGGAGCAAACATCAATTACGACACAGGTCATGCAATTTTTGAAGCAACACATGGTACAGCTCCTAAATACGCAGGACTCGATAAAGTAAATCCATCGTCGGTACTATTATCAGGGGTGCTAATGTTACGACACTTAGGATGGACTGAAGCAGCAGACTTAATTGAGAACTCTATGGACAAAACAATAGGTAGTAAAGTAGTAACATATGATTTCGCTCGTTTAATGGAAGGCGCTACTGAAGTATCTTGCTCTGCATTTGGTACAGAATTAATTAATAATCTGTAA
- the accA gene encoding acetyl-CoA carboxylase carboxyl transferase subunit alpha, with translation MAEQQLPFEKPIIELKTKIAELKEFTAEKGIDLSGEIEKLEGRLEQLEKDIYGNLNPWERVQIARHSKRPTTKDYIERLFTDFIEFHGDRLYGDDKAIVGGIAKFNDTPVTVIGHQRGKDTKENIKRNFGMPHPEGYRKALRLMKQAEKFNRPIICFIDTKGADPGIESEERGQSQAIAKNLIDMAGLRVPIICVVIGEGGSGGALALGVGDRIFMLENSTYSVISPEGAAALLWKDSSLAKRAAETMKITAPDLMELGLIDKMIPEIRGGAHRDIDKQALEIKKVITNSLKELKNMSPDEIVTKRYEKFKNMGEYTTESDTMLIE, from the coding sequence ATGGCGGAGCAGCAATTACCTTTCGAAAAGCCAATTATAGAATTAAAGACTAAAATAGCAGAGCTAAAAGAATTTACTGCTGAAAAAGGGATTGACTTATCTGGTGAAATAGAAAAGCTAGAAGGTAGGTTAGAGCAGTTAGAGAAGGATATATACGGAAACTTAAATCCATGGGAAAGAGTACAAATAGCACGGCATAGTAAACGTCCGACTACAAAAGATTATATCGAACGTCTCTTTACTGATTTTATTGAATTCCATGGTGATCGTTTATATGGTGATGATAAAGCAATTGTTGGTGGAATCGCAAAATTTAATGATACACCAGTTACTGTCATTGGGCACCAACGAGGTAAAGATACGAAAGAAAATATAAAAAGAAATTTTGGAATGCCTCATCCTGAAGGGTACAGAAAAGCTTTGCGTCTCATGAAACAGGCCGAGAAATTTAATAGGCCGATAATTTGTTTTATAGACACGAAAGGAGCAGACCCGGGTATTGAATCAGAAGAAAGGGGGCAAAGCCAGGCCATTGCAAAAAATTTAATAGATATGGCTGGATTGCGTGTTCCAATTATATGTGTTGTTATTGGTGAAGGTGGAAGTGGTGGAGCACTTGCATTAGGAGTTGGGGACCGAATATTTATGCTTGAAAATTCTACTTATTCTGTTATTTCTCCTGAAGGTGCTGCGGCGTTACTATGGAAAGATTCAAGTTTAGCAAAAAGAGCAGCAGAAACAATGAAGATTACAGCACCTGATCTAATGGAGCTTGGACTAATAGATAAAATGATTCCTGAGATTAGAGGTGGTGCTCACCGAGACATCGACAAGCAAGCACTTGAGATTAAAAAAGTGATTACTAATTCTTTGAAGGAATTGAAAAATATGTCACCGGATGAAATTGTCACAAAACGTTACGAAAAATTTAAGAATATGGGAGAATATACAACTGAAAGCGATACCATGCTGATAGAATAA
- a CDS encoding FxsA family protein, translating to MGRLFFLLIIIVPALEIWVLILSGNMIGVIPTILLIILTGVLGAALAKREGLNAIRTAQMQASQGMVPSSVLLDGICILVGAVVLLTPGFITDAIGFFLLLPLTRGVFKGFLQKMFQRMIRSGNIVFHSNKRW from the coding sequence ATGGGGCGTTTATTTTTTTTACTTATTATTATTGTACCGGCTCTAGAAATTTGGGTGTTAATATTGTCTGGAAATATGATAGGTGTGATCCCAACGATTCTATTAATTATACTAACCGGTGTTTTAGGTGCTGCCTTAGCTAAAAGGGAAGGACTAAATGCAATAAGGACAGCACAGATGCAAGCATCACAAGGAATGGTACCGAGTAGCGTACTTTTAGATGGAATATGCATATTAGTTGGTGCAGTTGTATTACTTACACCGGGTTTTATAACGGATGCTATCGGGTTCTTCTTGTTACTGCCTTTAACGAGAGGGGTTTTCAAAGGCTTTCTCCAAAAAATGTTTCAACGCATGATTCGTTCTGGAAACATCGTGTTTCATTCAAATAAAAGGTGGTAA
- the citZ gene encoding citrate synthase: MSTTKGLEGVVATTSSVSSIIDGVLTYHGYNIDDLADHASFEEVVYLLWNHRLPNAAELKDFKEKLSEAATVPQEVLDQLKTIPVDSVHPMAVLRTAVSNLALFDDSADDMSEDANREKAIKLQAQLPTLVTAFSRIREGKEPVSPKSDLSFSANFLYMLTGKEPDEISEKAFNKALVLHADHELNASTFTARVCVATLSDMYSGITSAIGALKGPLHGGANERVMKMLSEIGDVSNAESYIKDALSRKVKIMGFGHRVYKNGDPRAKHLKEMSRQLTHITGETKWYEMSIKIDEIVSGEKGLLPNVDFYSASVYHSLGIEHDLFTPIFAVSRVSGWIAHILEQYDNNRLIRPRAEYTGPSVQKWLPVEER; this comes from the coding sequence ATGAGTACGACTAAGGGGTTAGAAGGTGTTGTTGCAACAACATCGAGTGTAAGTTCAATCATTGATGGAGTTCTAACGTATCACGGATATAACATTGATGATCTAGCGGATCACGCTAGTTTTGAAGAGGTTGTATATTTATTATGGAATCATCGACTTCCTAATGCAGCAGAACTTAAAGATTTCAAAGAAAAATTATCAGAAGCTGCGACTGTTCCTCAAGAAGTATTAGACCAATTGAAAACAATTCCTGTTGATTCTGTTCATCCGATGGCAGTTCTTAGAACAGCGGTTTCAAATCTAGCATTGTTTGATGATAGTGCTGACGATATGAGTGAGGATGCAAACAGAGAAAAAGCAATCAAGCTTCAAGCACAGCTACCAACTTTAGTTACAGCGTTCTCGAGAATCCGTGAAGGAAAAGAACCTGTTTCTCCTAAAAGCGACTTAAGCTTTTCCGCAAATTTCCTCTATATGTTAACTGGTAAAGAGCCTGATGAAATTTCAGAAAAAGCATTTAACAAAGCACTAGTACTACATGCAGATCACGAACTAAATGCTTCTACATTTACTGCGCGAGTCTGTGTTGCAACGTTATCAGATATGTATTCAGGGATTACCTCAGCAATTGGAGCGTTAAAAGGTCCTTTACATGGCGGGGCGAATGAGCGCGTAATGAAAATGCTTTCTGAAATTGGGGATGTAAGTAACGCTGAGTCATATATTAAAGATGCACTTTCAAGAAAAGTGAAAATTATGGGCTTTGGGCACCGTGTTTATAAAAATGGTGATCCAAGAGCAAAACATTTAAAGGAAATGTCTCGTCAATTAACACATATTACTGGAGAAACAAAATGGTATGAAATGAGTATAAAAATTGATGAAATTGTTAGTGGTGAAAAGGGCTTATTACCAAATGTAGATTTTTATTCTGCATCTGTATACCACAGCTTAGGTATTGAGCATGATCTTTTCACACCGATATTTGCGGTAAGTAGAGTTTCAGGATGGATTGCTCATATACTTGAGCAATATGATAATAATCGCCTTATCCGTCCAAGAGCTGAATATACAGGACCGTCAGTACAAAAGTGGCTTCCAGTGGAAGAAAGATAA
- the ytvI gene encoding sporulation integral membrane protein YtvI, producing MHKDTYIQRFIRASIVLTYLLLIIALIYILTIYLYPFLIGLIISLIFLPAVNFIENKFGWNRSSAVLLIIVFFILTFSALITLLVAEIVAGLSYLTKELPTYIHDGIEFIHLWFDTYLLPIYEGLIAFSSQLDPGQQTTIHQSLERLLSNFGEQMSNIIQYVLNGFADFLMALPNTITVLFFALLGAFFITKDWPTMMQWLESKTPKKIKVIANRMTEQWKKAIVGYVFAQLILVSMTGVIVFIGLLIIGVDYAITTALLIAIVDLLPYLGTGLVFIPWILYTFFSGHWGLAIGLSILYAIVIIQRNLAEPKVMSKHMGIPPLALLVSLFACYQLFGVLGLLLGPALLIFVQSVIRAGVIDEVFYYIKGR from the coding sequence ATGCATAAGGACACTTATATTCAACGCTTTATTCGTGCAAGTATCGTATTAACTTACCTACTCCTTATTATTGCACTTATTTATATCCTTACTATTTATCTTTATCCTTTTTTAATTGGATTGATTATTTCTCTTATTTTTTTACCAGCAGTAAATTTTATCGAAAATAAATTTGGGTGGAATAGATCTTCAGCTGTTTTATTAATTATTGTTTTCTTTATTTTAACTTTTTCAGCTCTCATTACCTTACTAGTCGCTGAAATTGTCGCAGGACTTAGTTACTTAACTAAGGAGCTTCCAACTTATATTCATGATGGCATTGAGTTCATTCACTTATGGTTCGACACTTACTTACTCCCTATATATGAAGGGCTTATCGCATTTTCTTCTCAATTAGATCCAGGTCAACAAACCACTATTCATCAGTCCTTAGAGAGACTTTTGAGTAACTTCGGGGAACAAATGAGCAATATTATACAATATGTCCTCAATGGATTTGCAGACTTTCTAATGGCTTTACCTAATACCATTACTGTTCTCTTTTTTGCTTTACTTGGAGCTTTTTTTATTACGAAAGATTGGCCGACGATGATGCAGTGGCTTGAGTCGAAAACACCAAAAAAAATAAAAGTGATAGCTAATAGAATGACAGAGCAGTGGAAAAAGGCCATTGTAGGTTATGTATTTGCACAGTTAATATTAGTTTCAATGACTGGAGTTATTGTCTTCATTGGTTTATTAATTATAGGCGTAGATTATGCAATAACCACTGCATTATTAATTGCTATCGTTGATCTATTACCTTACCTTGGTACAGGGTTAGTTTTTATCCCATGGATCCTATACACTTTTTTCTCTGGCCATTGGGGATTAGCGATAGGATTGTCTATCCTTTATGCTATTGTCATAATTCAAAGAAATTTAGCTGAGCCAAAAGTGATGTCAAAACATATGGGAATCCCGCCATTAGCTTTATTAGTATCACTCTTTGCATGCTATCAATTATTCGGCGTGTTAGGTTTACTACTTGGTCCAGCATTGCTCATATTTGTTCAATCAGTCATTCGAGCTGGGGTGATTGATGAAGTGTTTTATTATATAAAAGGACGATAA
- the pfkA gene encoding 6-phosphofructokinase — protein sequence MKRIGVLTSGGDSPGMNAAIRAVVRKAIFHNLEVYGIYYGYAGLISGDIKKLEIGSVGDIIHRGGTMLYTARCEEFKTLEGQKKGIEQLKKFGIEALVVIGGDGSFQGAKKLTEHGFPTIGVPGTIDNDIPGTDFTIGFDTALNTVIDAVDKIRDTATSHERTYVIEVMGRDAGDIALWAGLADGAESILIPEDDFSMDDIIDRLEKGHKRGKKHSIIVVAEGCGSGVEIGKTIEERTKLDTRVTVLGHIQRGGSPTASDRVLASRLGAYAVELLLDGEAGKMVGIEKNQLVSHDIDEALSRKHTIDLNMYKLSKELSI from the coding sequence ATGAAACGTATTGGCGTTCTTACAAGTGGTGGAGATTCACCAGGAATGAATGCAGCCATTCGTGCCGTAGTTCGTAAAGCAATTTTTCATAATTTGGAAGTGTATGGTATTTATTACGGCTACGCAGGCTTAATAAGCGGAGATATTAAGAAACTTGAAATAGGTTCTGTAGGAGATATTATTCATCGTGGTGGAACAATGTTGTATACTGCACGATGTGAAGAATTTAAAACATTAGAAGGTCAGAAAAAGGGAATAGAGCAACTAAAGAAATTTGGTATAGAAGCACTTGTCGTTATCGGTGGAGATGGGTCCTTCCAAGGAGCAAAGAAATTAACGGAACATGGATTCCCAACGATAGGTGTACCTGGTACAATTGATAACGATATCCCTGGTACTGATTTTACGATCGGCTTTGATACAGCACTAAACACTGTGATAGATGCTGTCGATAAAATAAGAGATACTGCAACGTCTCATGAACGTACATATGTAATAGAAGTGATGGGAAGAGATGCTGGAGATATCGCTTTGTGGGCTGGTTTGGCCGATGGAGCAGAGTCAATTTTAATTCCAGAAGACGATTTTAGTATGGATGATATTATAGATCGTCTAGAAAAAGGGCATAAAAGAGGAAAGAAGCATAGTATTATTGTAGTTGCAGAAGGCTGTGGATCAGGTGTTGAGATTGGTAAAACAATTGAGGAAAGAACAAAACTTGATACACGTGTTACAGTTTTAGGCCACATTCAACGTGGTGGTTCACCAACTGCATCAGACCGAGTGTTAGCAAGTCGATTAGGAGCTTATGCAGTTGAATTATTGTTAGACGGTGAAGCTGGTAAAATGGTAGGTATTGAAAAGAATCAGCTAGTATCACACGACATTGACGAAGCATTATCAAGAAAGCATACAATCGACCTGAATATGTATAAGCTTTCAAAGGAATTATCCATTTAA